A genomic segment from Kyrpidia tusciae DSM 2912 encodes:
- the cobA gene encoding uroporphyrinogen-III C-methyltransferase, giving the protein MGEGEGRTGKPGTVYLVGAGPGDPGLITVKGMECLKKADAVVYDRLASPRLLRCLRPGAERIYVGKAEGRHTLTQDEIQELLVRLAQDGKTVVRLKGGDPFVFGRGGEEAEFLVEHGIPFEVVPGVTSAVAVPAYAGIPVTHRDHTPSFAVVTGHEDPEKETSWIDWDRLSTGVGTLIFLMGVGRLAGIVEQLTAHGRPGTTPVALIRWGTRMEQETVTGTLDTIVDEVRRRNFGSPAVIVVGEVVGLRKRLNWFERKPLFGKRILVTRAREQASALSAQIEDLGGEAVEFPAIRIEPPASWADLDEALTRSDLKWIVLTSRHAVESVWSRMRALELDVRRLSGVRMAAVGPATAGALRERGVIPEFTASDYRGQALAETLVPHIASGDVILLPRSNLASRDVPEVLSAAGAAVVEAEAYRTEPGYEGAEEVRGLLREGRIHAVTFTSSSTVRFFLQGIGEEARPWLEHVPAFCIGPVTAATARELGLKVAGVAEQATVDSLVDLLAREMEAGAIRNGG; this is encoded by the coding sequence GTGGGTGAAGGGGAAGGGCGGACCGGGAAACCGGGGACGGTGTACTTGGTGGGGGCTGGTCCGGGGGATCCCGGGTTGATCACGGTAAAGGGCATGGAGTGTTTAAAGAAGGCCGATGCCGTGGTGTATGATCGCCTGGCTTCGCCCCGGCTGCTGCGCTGCCTTCGGCCGGGCGCCGAGCGGATTTACGTGGGAAAGGCAGAGGGCCGGCACACCCTGACCCAGGATGAGATCCAGGAACTGTTGGTGCGCCTGGCCCAGGATGGGAAAACGGTGGTCCGCCTGAAGGGGGGAGACCCCTTTGTTTTCGGCCGGGGAGGAGAAGAGGCCGAGTTTCTGGTGGAGCATGGCATTCCCTTTGAAGTGGTGCCGGGGGTGACTTCGGCGGTGGCGGTGCCAGCCTATGCGGGGATTCCTGTGACCCATCGGGACCATACGCCTTCCTTTGCGGTGGTCACCGGCCACGAGGATCCGGAGAAAGAGACGTCGTGGATCGATTGGGACCGACTGTCCACCGGGGTGGGCACGTTGATTTTTCTCATGGGGGTCGGGCGGCTAGCCGGCATTGTCGAGCAGTTGACCGCTCACGGCCGCCCGGGCACGACGCCGGTGGCACTGATCCGCTGGGGCACCCGGATGGAACAGGAAACGGTGACCGGGACTTTGGACACCATCGTCGACGAGGTCCGAAGGCGGAACTTTGGTTCCCCGGCGGTTATTGTGGTGGGAGAAGTGGTGGGCCTCCGGAAGCGGCTGAACTGGTTTGAACGGAAGCCGCTTTTTGGCAAGCGCATTCTCGTGACCCGGGCCCGGGAACAGGCCTCTGCGTTGTCGGCACAGATCGAGGATTTGGGCGGGGAAGCGGTGGAGTTCCCGGCGATCCGAATTGAACCCCCGGCGTCCTGGGCAGATTTGGATGAGGCGCTGACCCGGTCAGACCTGAAGTGGATTGTGTTGACCAGCCGTCACGCCGTGGAGAGCGTATGGTCCCGTATGAGAGCGCTGGAGTTGGACGTCCGTCGGTTGTCCGGGGTTCGGATGGCAGCGGTGGGCCCGGCGACGGCGGGGGCACTGCGGGAGCGGGGAGTCATTCCTGAGTTCACGGCTTCGGACTACCGGGGCCAAGCCTTGGCAGAGACCCTTGTTCCTCACATCGCCTCCGGGGATGTGATCCTCTTGCCCCGATCGAACCTCGCGTCCCGGGATGTTCCGGAGGTGCTTTCCGCGGCTGGAGCCGCGGTGGTCGAGGCGGAGGCGTACCGGACGGAGCCTGGGTACGAAGGGGCGGAGGAGGTTCGGGGCCTGCTCCGGGAGGGGCGGATTCACGCCGTGACTTTCACCAGTTCGTCTACGGTGCGATTTTTTCTCCAGGGCATCGGGGAAGAGGCGAGGCCGTGGCTAGAGCATGTTCCCGCCTTTTGCATCGGCCCGGTGACCGCAGCCACTGCCCGGGAACTGGGGCTGAAGGTGGCGGGGGTGGCCGAGCAGGCCACCGTTGATAGCTTGGTGGACCTTTTGGCCCGGGAGATGGAAGCCGGGGCCATACGAAACGGGGGGTGA
- the hemA gene encoding glutamyl-tRNA reductase, producing MIEVKVMHILVIGVNHRTAPVEIRERFSIGPEEMEGVLGQLRETRSVLESVILSTCNRTEIYAVVDALHPGEQFLRLFLADLSGLDRADFTRYIYLHVNDAAIHHLFRVAAGLDSMVLGETQILGQVRDAFEHAQAAGNTGAVLNQLFRRAITGAKRGHTETEIGQHAVSVSYAAVELARKVFGSMRDKAVLLIGAGKMGELTATHLWNQGVSRVLVVNRTWERARELADRFSGEAYDWSALALALAEADIVISSTGAPGYVLHQDMVAKVCRRRRQRPLLLIDIAVPRDMDPAINGISDAFLYDIDDLREVVAQNLQERQRAAVRVEDILEEEISGFKQWYNMQEVIPLIRDLREKGMKVQRSVMESLMNKFPDLSERDRVVLHKHTMSIVNQLLRDPILQLKAMATEPEATFYLETVRRLFALGGADDSGTAVEQEVEAREGSVQEMPLGSMAAQQRLGSV from the coding sequence ATGATTGAGGTGAAGGTTATGCACATCCTGGTGATCGGCGTCAACCATCGCACTGCGCCCGTGGAAATCCGCGAGCGTTTCAGCATTGGACCCGAGGAGATGGAAGGGGTCCTCGGGCAGCTCCGGGAAACGCGAAGTGTTCTTGAAAGTGTGATTTTGTCCACGTGCAACCGAACGGAGATCTATGCGGTGGTGGACGCCCTTCACCCGGGTGAGCAGTTTCTTCGCCTCTTTCTCGCCGATCTTTCCGGGCTTGACCGGGCGGATTTTACGCGATACATCTATCTGCACGTGAATGACGCGGCGATTCATCATCTGTTTCGGGTGGCGGCGGGGCTGGATTCGATGGTGCTCGGCGAGACCCAGATTCTCGGTCAAGTCCGGGATGCTTTTGAGCACGCTCAAGCGGCGGGAAACACCGGCGCGGTGTTAAACCAACTGTTTCGCCGGGCGATCACCGGGGCCAAGCGTGGACATACGGAAACGGAGATCGGTCAGCACGCGGTGTCCGTGAGCTATGCGGCGGTGGAATTGGCCCGGAAAGTGTTCGGTTCCATGCGGGATAAAGCGGTGCTGTTGATCGGCGCGGGCAAGATGGGCGAACTGACGGCGACTCACCTGTGGAACCAGGGGGTGAGCCGGGTGTTGGTGGTGAACCGCACCTGGGAACGGGCCCGGGAACTGGCGGATCGGTTTTCGGGGGAGGCTTACGACTGGTCCGCTCTGGCGCTGGCTTTGGCCGAGGCGGACATCGTGATCAGTTCCACCGGGGCCCCGGGGTATGTCCTCCATCAGGACATGGTGGCGAAGGTATGCCGGCGACGGAGGCAGCGGCCTTTGTTGCTGATCGATATCGCAGTGCCCCGGGACATGGATCCGGCCATTAATGGGATTTCCGATGCGTTTCTCTACGATATCGACGACCTCCGGGAAGTGGTGGCCCAAAACCTGCAAGAGCGGCAACGGGCTGCCGTCCGGGTGGAAGATATTCTGGAAGAAGAGATCAGCGGGTTTAAACAGTGGTACAATATGCAAGAGGTCATCCCCCTCATTCGGGATCTACGAGAGAAAGGCATGAAGGTTCAACGTTCGGTCATGGAGAGCCTAATGAACAAATTTCCGGACCTCAGCGAACGAGACCGGGTGGTCCTTCACAAACACACGATGAGTATCGTGAACCAATTGCTTCGCGATCCCATCCTTCAGTTGAAAGCGATGGCGACCGAACCGGAGGCGACGTTTTATCTGGAGACGGTTCGGCGGTTGTTTGCGCTTGGAGGGGCCGACGATTCCGGAACCGCCGTCGAACAGGAGGTCGAGGCCCGGGAGGGGAGCGTTCAGGAAATGCCCCTGGGGTCCATGGCTGCACAACAACGGTTGGGTTCCGTCTAA
- the ahbA gene encoding siroheme decarboxylase subunit alpha produces MAKFEMDDIDRELLNLIQSSFPLDPEPFRVVGERCGVGQEEALERVQRLKGKVIRQISAIFDTRSLGYRSSLVAARVNPTRLEEAARVFNEHPGVSHNYRRNHEFNLWFTIAVPPDSRIGLERTVQLLGELAGVDSIRMLPTLRLYKIGVQLDVTGKQNVTRKATEAAYSDRDREIPKGQPLTEADKGLIRELQKDIPLVVRPFDPAAQALGIETEALLAGAQALLDRKLMRRFSAVLHHREAGFRANAMGVWAVPEDRADEVGAKMASYAAVSHCYLRPTYEDWPYNIFTMVHGRTVKECEAVLGAIAEETGIREMRALYSTKEYKKTRVKYFTPEMEAWEEKYLPRVGLGA; encoded by the coding sequence ATGGCCAAATTTGAAATGGATGACATCGATCGGGAATTGCTCAATCTGATTCAATCGTCCTTTCCCTTAGACCCAGAGCCGTTTCGGGTGGTGGGGGAAAGGTGCGGCGTGGGCCAGGAAGAGGCGTTGGAGCGAGTTCAGCGCCTGAAAGGCAAGGTGATTCGGCAGATCTCGGCGATTTTCGACACCCGGAGCCTGGGGTATCGTTCCAGTCTGGTGGCGGCCCGGGTGAACCCCACCCGGCTGGAAGAAGCGGCCCGGGTGTTTAATGAGCACCCGGGAGTTTCTCATAATTACCGCCGGAATCACGAGTTCAACTTGTGGTTCACCATCGCCGTACCCCCGGATAGCCGGATCGGGCTGGAGCGGACGGTACAGCTTCTCGGGGAGCTCGCCGGGGTGGATTCGATTCGGATGCTGCCGACGCTCCGGTTGTACAAGATCGGTGTGCAACTGGATGTGACGGGGAAGCAAAATGTCACCCGAAAGGCCACGGAGGCGGCTTACAGCGACCGGGATCGGGAAATCCCCAAGGGACAGCCCCTCACCGAAGCGGATAAGGGGCTGATCCGGGAGTTGCAAAAAGACATTCCGCTTGTGGTGCGGCCCTTTGATCCCGCCGCCCAGGCCCTGGGGATCGAGACCGAGGCCCTTTTGGCCGGGGCCCAGGCCCTGCTCGACCGAAAGCTGATGCGCCGGTTTTCCGCCGTGTTGCACCACCGGGAGGCGGGTTTTAGGGCGAACGCCATGGGGGTTTGGGCCGTACCCGAAGATCGGGCGGATGAGGTGGGGGCGAAAATGGCGTCGTATGCCGCGGTGAGCCACTGTTACCTCCGTCCCACCTATGAGGACTGGCCCTACAACATCTTTACGATGGTCCACGGCCGCACGGTGAAGGAATGTGAAGCCGTTCTGGGAGCGATTGCCGAGGAGACCGGCATCCGAGAGATGCGGGCTCTGTATTCGACGAAAGAATATAAAAAGACCCGGGTTAAGTACTTTACCCCAGAAATGGAAGCTTGGGAGGAGAAATATCTGCCCCGGGTCGGCCTCGGGGCGTAG
- the hemL gene encoding glutamate-1-semialdehyde 2,1-aminomutase, translating into MFQGTTRSERAYEAAQKVMPGGVNSPVRAFHAVEGPPVFIAEGRGSHLIDIDGNEYIDYCLSWGPLILGHAHPDVVRAIAETAARGTSFGAPTLLETELAKRVCQLMPSVEVVRMVNSGTEATMSALRVARAYTRRDRVVKFIGCYHGHGDSFLVKAGSGVATLGLPDSPGVPDGVSANTIALPYNDLDAVRETFAKVGEEIAAVIVEPVPGNMGLVLPRAGFLEGLREITREYGALLIFDEVMTGFRVAMGGAQERFGIDPDLTTFGKVIGGGLPVGAFGGKRSMMELVAPAGPVYQAGTLSGNPLAMAAGLATLSHLNEDVYRRFEEMGKRLVDGLVEAAREKGIPAYAAASGSMYGFYFSEEPVVDYESAKRADGRRFAKYHRLMLERGVYLPPAQLEARFLSTAHSDADLERTLEAHRDALKRL; encoded by the coding sequence ATGTTTCAGGGGACCACACGGTCGGAGCGGGCCTACGAAGCGGCGCAGAAAGTGATGCCCGGCGGCGTGAACAGTCCGGTGCGGGCATTTCATGCGGTGGAAGGTCCCCCGGTTTTCATTGCCGAGGGCCGGGGGTCGCATCTGATCGACATCGATGGAAACGAGTACATTGATTACTGTTTGTCCTGGGGCCCGCTCATCCTCGGCCACGCCCACCCGGATGTGGTGAGGGCGATTGCCGAGACCGCCGCCCGGGGGACTAGCTTCGGGGCCCCCACCCTTTTGGAAACCGAGTTGGCGAAAAGGGTTTGCCAACTGATGCCTTCGGTGGAAGTCGTCCGCATGGTCAACTCGGGCACCGAGGCGACCATGAGCGCCCTGCGGGTGGCCCGGGCCTACACCCGCCGGGATCGGGTGGTGAAATTCATCGGTTGCTATCACGGCCATGGGGATAGTTTCCTGGTCAAGGCGGGTTCTGGTGTCGCTACCCTGGGACTTCCGGACAGCCCCGGCGTACCCGACGGGGTGAGCGCCAACACCATCGCCCTGCCTTATAACGACCTCGACGCCGTTCGCGAAACGTTTGCGAAGGTCGGCGAGGAGATTGCGGCGGTGATCGTGGAACCGGTGCCGGGCAACATGGGGTTGGTTCTTCCCCGGGCGGGCTTTTTGGAAGGACTGCGGGAGATCACCCGGGAGTACGGGGCGTTGCTGATTTTTGACGAGGTCATGACCGGGTTTCGGGTGGCCATGGGGGGCGCCCAAGAGCGGTTTGGGATCGATCCCGATCTCACGACCTTCGGTAAAGTGATCGGCGGGGGCCTCCCGGTCGGGGCCTTTGGAGGAAAACGGTCGATGATGGAGTTGGTGGCACCGGCGGGTCCAGTGTATCAGGCGGGAACCCTTTCGGGAAATCCCTTGGCCATGGCCGCAGGGCTCGCCACCCTTTCCCATCTGAACGAGGACGTGTATCGGCGCTTCGAAGAGATGGGCAAACGGCTGGTGGACGGGCTTGTGGAAGCGGCCCGGGAGAAGGGGATCCCGGCGTATGCGGCGGCGTCCGGCTCCATGTACGGGTTTTATTTTAGCGAGGAGCCGGTGGTGGATTACGAAAGCGCCAAACGGGCCGACGGGCGCCGATTTGCAAAATATCACCGGTTGATGCTGGAGAGAGGGGTGTACCTGCCCCCCGCGCAACTGGAGGCTCGGTTTTTGTCCACGGCACACAGCGATGCGGACCTGGAACGGACTTTGGAGGCCCATCGGGATGCTTTGAAACGGCTGTAA
- a CDS encoding LysM peptidoglycan-binding domain-containing protein, which yields MREGKRQRTIQVRVDRQCEIPELQGDELLEDMALATEITSFSREGDAYILEGYIEIIGYAAPPEDRRGDGWTRPEGFLFDAVADHGALKSIREKLPFQLRVRAEDQESEVLHVKTRLGSWDVHVLGPGVLQLRADLIVDGFSATGYYFRCGDQEEGFWPEGAGETTVAGHRSLPDQPEAISEAAEDLPSFEFQAGQDPVSAPPGWTTGPIHPAPEVEPSSAREEQASPTGDPAGGSDDPEADSGRAGDRGVDGEEHPDGRGPDDNSGFVAPGPARVPVDFTEQGSGWAVDEKEWPADSLPEAPLPEESVGEDVEEEPGAATEEGEGERVAVTAVRAGQERPESFAWAKLYQRAEMPATATLTFRRVNEQESLLGIAEEYRVPMTELMRVNGLSGEIVQPGQWLVVPRRRTE from the coding sequence GTGCGGGAAGGAAAACGGCAACGGACCATTCAGGTGCGTGTCGACCGCCAGTGCGAAATCCCGGAGTTGCAGGGGGATGAATTGTTAGAGGACATGGCCCTGGCCACGGAGATCACTTCCTTCTCCCGGGAGGGAGACGCTTACATCCTGGAAGGGTATATTGAAATTATCGGGTATGCCGCTCCTCCCGAGGATCGACGGGGAGATGGATGGACTCGGCCCGAAGGTTTTTTGTTCGATGCCGTGGCGGATCACGGCGCTCTCAAAAGTATCCGGGAGAAACTGCCCTTTCAGCTGCGGGTGCGTGCGGAGGACCAGGAGAGCGAGGTCCTGCACGTCAAAACGCGCCTGGGATCCTGGGACGTTCACGTGCTTGGCCCCGGAGTTCTTCAGCTCCGGGCGGATCTCATCGTCGACGGATTCTCAGCGACGGGATATTATTTTCGCTGCGGTGACCAGGAAGAAGGGTTTTGGCCGGAAGGGGCGGGTGAAACGACGGTGGCCGGCCACAGGTCGTTGCCCGACCAACCAGAGGCAATTTCCGAAGCCGCCGAGGATTTACCTTCTTTCGAATTCCAGGCCGGTCAAGATCCGGTGAGTGCACCGCCGGGGTGGACGACGGGTCCCATCCATCCGGCACCCGAGGTGGAACCGTCATCCGCTCGAGAAGAACAGGCGAGTCCAACCGGCGATCCTGCGGGTGGATCTGATGATCCGGAGGCGGATTCGGGTCGCGCCGGGGACAGGGGCGTCGACGGGGAGGAGCATCCGGACGGGCGAGGGCCGGACGACAATTCGGGCTTTGTAGCTCCGGGTCCGGCCCGTGTGCCGGTGGATTTTACGGAGCAAGGGTCGGGCTGGGCGGTGGACGAAAAGGAGTGGCCGGCAGATTCCCTCCCCGAGGCGCCGCTGCCCGAGGAATCGGTTGGGGAAGACGTGGAGGAGGAACCGGGTGCTGCCACAGAAGAGGGTGAAGGGGAGCGGGTTGCCGTCACCGCGGTGAGGGCAGGACAGGAGCGACCCGAATCTTTCGCCTGGGCGAAATTGTATCAACGCGCGGAAATGCCCGCTACCGCCACACTGACGTTCCGACGGGTGAACGAGCAGGAGAGCCTGCTCGGGATTGCCGAAGAATACCGGGTGCCGATGACCGAGCTGATGCGTGTCAACGGGTTGTCCGGAGAAATCGTTCAACCGGGCCAGTGGCTCGTGGTGCCGAGGCGTCGGACAGAATGA
- a CDS encoding precorrin-2 dehydrogenase/sirohydrochlorin ferrochelatase family protein yields MTGEKELRCDYPLALDLRGLPVLVVGGGAVGARKIEGLIQCGARVTVVSPKLAPQLERRVREGAVRWEPREYHVGEAGAYRLVFAAAGNPEVNRRVAEDARASGVWVNVADRPEFGNLRVPASFRRGPLTVAVSTAGGSPWLAQAFRKLLEEVIDPAYGPFVEQMVEARQRLRAAGVGVAERREAFAEIWGSQALDRWRSGDAPGAKAVVEAILERWGAGDHGDSAHRIAKERSGHDPDPLAD; encoded by the coding sequence TTGACGGGGGAGAAAGAGTTGCGGTGTGATTACCCCCTCGCGTTGGATTTACGGGGGCTGCCGGTCCTGGTGGTGGGAGGCGGGGCTGTGGGAGCCCGGAAGATTGAGGGGCTTATCCAGTGTGGCGCCCGGGTGACGGTGGTGAGCCCGAAGCTGGCGCCACAGCTCGAACGCCGGGTTCGGGAGGGGGCGGTGCGCTGGGAACCCCGAGAGTACCACGTGGGAGAAGCCGGGGCGTACCGGTTGGTTTTTGCCGCGGCCGGAAATCCGGAAGTCAACCGCCGGGTGGCGGAGGATGCCCGGGCTTCGGGGGTCTGGGTTAATGTCGCCGATCGGCCGGAGTTCGGCAATCTCCGGGTTCCCGCTTCGTTTCGCCGAGGGCCGTTGACGGTGGCGGTCTCCACCGCCGGGGGAAGCCCCTGGTTGGCTCAGGCGTTTCGGAAGCTGCTGGAAGAGGTGATCGATCCCGCTTACGGGCCTTTTGTGGAGCAGATGGTGGAAGCGAGACAGAGGCTGCGGGCAGCGGGGGTCGGGGTTGCGGAGCGGCGGGAAGCCTTTGCGGAGATTTGGGGGTCTCAGGCGCTGGACAGGTGGCGCTCCGGCGATGCGCCGGGGGCGAAGGCGGTTGTCGAAGCCATTTTAGAGAGATGGGGGGCGGGGGATCATGGGGATTCTGCGCATCGGATCGCGAAAGAGCGCTCTGGCCATGACCCAGACCCGCTGGCTGATTGA
- the hemB gene encoding porphobilinogen synthase gives MQFDRHRRLRWTPGMRDLWRENRLSIEALMYPLFAVHGSGVREPISSMPGVEHLSVDELRREAVELAELGVRSILLFGIPAHKDERSSEAYDEGGIVQQAIRAVKEEVPEMVVATDVCLCQYNPAGHCGIVRNGVILNDETLPLLARTALSHAAAGADLVAPSDMMDGRVKMIRSALDERGFEHVPVMSYAVKYASAFYGPFREAADSAPQFGDRRSHQMDPANRREAIREARSDLDEGADVIMVKPAMAYMDIIRDLRERLDVPVAAYQVSGEYSMIKAAGLRGWIDERAVVLESLLGLRRAGADLIITYFAKDVARWLREDRG, from the coding sequence ATGCAATTCGATCGGCATCGCCGGTTGAGATGGACGCCGGGCATGCGAGATCTGTGGCGGGAGAACCGCCTTTCGATAGAGGCACTCATGTACCCACTTTTTGCGGTGCACGGCAGCGGGGTTCGGGAGCCGATTTCCTCCATGCCCGGCGTGGAGCACCTGAGTGTGGATGAGCTTCGCCGGGAAGCGGTGGAACTGGCGGAGCTCGGGGTGCGGTCGATTCTGTTGTTCGGGATCCCCGCCCACAAAGACGAGCGAAGTTCCGAGGCTTACGATGAGGGGGGCATCGTGCAACAGGCCATTCGCGCGGTCAAAGAAGAAGTTCCAGAGATGGTGGTCGCCACCGACGTCTGTCTCTGTCAGTACAATCCCGCCGGACATTGCGGCATCGTCCGGAATGGCGTCATCCTCAATGACGAAACCCTCCCTCTCCTGGCGCGAACCGCTCTTTCCCACGCCGCCGCCGGGGCCGACCTGGTGGCGCCCTCCGACATGATGGACGGACGGGTGAAAATGATTCGGTCGGCTCTGGACGAGCGCGGCTTTGAGCACGTGCCCGTCATGTCCTACGCGGTGAAATACGCGTCCGCGTTCTACGGTCCGTTCCGGGAAGCGGCGGATTCCGCCCCGCAGTTTGGCGACCGGCGAAGTCATCAAATGGACCCCGCCAACCGCCGGGAGGCGATCCGGGAAGCCCGGAGCGATCTCGACGAAGGGGCGGACGTCATTATGGTCAAGCCGGCCATGGCCTACATGGACATCATTCGGGACCTTCGCGAGCGATTGGATGTCCCTGTGGCCGCTTATCAGGTGAGCGGGGAATATTCCATGATTAAGGCGGCGGGCCTGAGGGGATGGATCGATGAACGGGCGGTGGTTTTGGAATCGCTGTTGGGACTGCGCCGGGCCGGGGCGGATCTGATCATCACGTATTTTGCCAAAGATGTTGCCCGTTGGCTCCGGGAAGATCGGGGATAA
- a CDS encoding cytochrome C assembly family protein, with protein sequence MQLATYIFDGMTVLYAISVLLYFLDFLNSDARVNRAAFIVLCVVWGLQTFFLAFRTRELGHFPVWSTSESMVVFAWVLLAVSVVVNYFYKIDLFTFFANLIGFAVVALDTFAHRGPSASVPQEGDLLLMHVGMAFLSYTAFSLACIFSVMFLIQERLLKAKRFTATFRRLPALDRLDRLAYRMVLIGFPLLLISMILGAIWTVLQYGRPLLWDAKPLVSLLLLLLYGAVIYLRVSSRWPVRRAAWLTVAGFGGVVLNYLVVGMYFSQFHRW encoded by the coding sequence GTGCAACTGGCGACTTATATATTTGATGGGATGACCGTACTTTATGCCATCAGCGTATTGCTCTATTTTCTCGATTTTCTTAATTCCGATGCCCGCGTAAACCGCGCGGCGTTTATTGTGTTGTGCGTCGTGTGGGGGTTGCAAACTTTTTTTCTGGCATTTCGAACCCGGGAACTGGGGCACTTCCCCGTGTGGTCCACCTCGGAGTCGATGGTCGTTTTCGCGTGGGTGTTACTGGCGGTTTCCGTGGTGGTGAACTATTTTTATAAAATCGACCTGTTTACGTTTTTCGCGAATCTCATCGGTTTCGCGGTGGTGGCACTGGATACGTTTGCCCACCGGGGGCCGTCGGCGTCGGTGCCTCAGGAAGGGGATCTGCTGCTCATGCACGTGGGGATGGCATTTCTCAGTTATACGGCCTTCTCGTTGGCGTGCATTTTTTCGGTGATGTTTCTCATTCAGGAGAGGCTTCTGAAGGCCAAACGGTTCACCGCCACCTTTCGGCGTCTGCCGGCCCTGGATCGGTTGGACCGCCTGGCTTATCGTATGGTTTTGATCGGGTTTCCACTGCTGCTGATCTCGATGATTCTCGGGGCGATCTGGACGGTTCTCCAGTACGGACGTCCCTTGTTGTGGGATGCAAAGCCCTTGGTGTCCCTGTTGTTGTTGCTTCTGTACGGGGCCGTGATTTATCTTCGGGTGAGCTCCCGCTGGCCGGTTCGACGGGCGGCCTGGCTTACGGTGGCGGGGTTTGGCGGCGTTGTCCTGAATTATCTGGTGGTGGGTATGTATTTCTCCCAGTTCCACCGCTGGTGA
- the hemC gene encoding hydroxymethylbilane synthase, with product MGILRIGSRKSALAMTQTRWLIEQWQKRVPGLSAEVVPMTTRGDRVLDVPLSRVGGKGLFVEEIERALLEKRIDAAVHSLKDLPAQLAPGTVVGAVPRREDPRDAVITRDGRPFDDLPSGARVGTSSLRRVAQLRRYRPDLAFIPLRGNVDTRLRKLAAGEVDAVVLAAAGILRLGLGDRITEYLSPEICLPAVGQGALAVQCREADEDTRRSLESVEDAAARKTVEAERTCLAALEGGCQVPIGALAEIRDGHIRLAAMVARPDGSELLRVVVQGEDPAEVGRRAAADLLELGAGKLLQETREEAELGG from the coding sequence ATGGGGATTCTGCGCATCGGATCGCGAAAGAGCGCTCTGGCCATGACCCAGACCCGCTGGCTGATTGAACAGTGGCAGAAACGGGTTCCGGGCCTTTCGGCCGAGGTGGTGCCCATGACCACCCGGGGGGATCGGGTTCTTGACGTGCCGCTTTCCCGGGTGGGCGGCAAGGGCCTCTTTGTCGAAGAAATCGAGCGGGCGCTCCTGGAGAAGCGGATCGACGCCGCGGTGCACAGTTTGAAAGATTTGCCGGCCCAGTTGGCCCCGGGAACGGTGGTCGGTGCTGTGCCCCGGCGAGAGGATCCCCGGGATGCGGTCATCACCCGGGATGGCCGGCCCTTTGATGATCTCCCCTCCGGCGCCCGGGTGGGGACGAGCAGCCTGCGCCGGGTGGCCCAGCTGCGCCGATATCGCCCGGACCTTGCATTTATTCCCCTGAGGGGCAATGTCGATACCCGCCTTCGCAAATTGGCGGCAGGAGAGGTGGATGCGGTGGTTCTGGCAGCGGCCGGGATTCTGCGGCTCGGGCTCGGGGATCGTATCACCGAGTACCTGTCTCCGGAGATTTGTCTACCCGCCGTCGGTCAAGGAGCGTTGGCCGTGCAGTGCCGGGAAGCGGATGAAGATACCCGGCGATCCCTGGAGTCTGTGGAAGACGCGGCGGCCCGAAAAACGGTGGAAGCGGAACGGACTTGTTTGGCGGCGCTGGAGGGGGGCTGCCAGGTGCCCATCGGCGCCCTGGCGGAGATTCGGGATGGACATATTCGATTGGCGGCCATGGTTGCCCGGCCTGACGGGAGTGAACTGCTTCGGGTGGTGGTGCAAGGGGAAGATCCCGCTGAGGTGGGCCGTCGGGCGGCGGCAGATCTCCTTGAACTCGGTGCTGGAAAACTTCTACAGGAAACCCGGGAGGAGGCGGAACTCGGTGGGTGA